The Hippoglossus stenolepis isolate QCI-W04-F060 chromosome 3, HSTE1.2, whole genome shotgun sequence genomic sequence CATAaatcaatgacacacacacacacacacacacacacacacacacacacacacacgtgttcttACCTGTAGGCACTGGGCCTCATGTATTGGAGGATTTCTCTGTAGCTTACAGGATAATCCCACATCTGGACGTCTGTCAACTGGCCATCAAATCCTGGAACATAGATCACAGGCTCTTTTCCCTGTggaaactgaacacacacacacacacacagcagggagaTAATGTTAGAGACAGTGATGAAGATTTAAGATGATTAATACGACACAACAAATCAagagtttattgttttttgagccacatgttttgtgtctttggaaaaaaaaacgtgtgtgtgtggagtggaaGTAAAGTAAGAGTTTCCTTATTCTCCCAGAAATTTCAAAGCAACACTATTCAACTTTTTTCaccttaaagcagcagcttgattaaagtgaGTTTGATGTTTGAGTGAGAACAgggagaaagtttcctccttcactccctgagcgtctgttctctgtaactctggtgagtgggttcgatctcctgtgagaagaactgactgagagtcacagcttcaactgtcacaatcagctgcagcgagttgaagagtgaagctgaactgtctatcagttaaaaacactcagaagttattaaaaacccgagtttatctccaatattcatcaggaaactgttaaaatgtgaagaattctaaacagtttggtggatttgttatagctcttctggttcaggaagcagaggatcatgggtaatatcctcCGTTGAGTTGTGTTTCAGGTCCCAGACACAGGCAGAGCTCCTCTCAACACATTGAGaaactttagttttttctctAAACCAGCTACTTTCAGACTTGCACTGAacagtttgtctctgtatgtgtgaacacaaatgtccgagtgagggCGTCTCCTCCGGGCTTTCTGCGAACTTTCTCCGCCTGGATCCCGGGTGTAAAGTCCGCAGAAAGCCCGGAGGagttgatgtgagaacacagcagcagatcctccgcaggattcaccgcaagcgagtgggtgtgttgatgacgaacgcacacacaaaaagaagaaaacaaatatctcaggatgagaaagcagtgacacacacgaAGAAGACAAAGACGTCAAGAGAGTTTGACCCccccagaggtcatgtctgaaaaccacTTGGACACGAGGCCCAACAGAAGGAACCACCACCTGGACttgtctccctcctcacctgAGAGGGCAGCATCTTCCTGACGCTCATGTTTGAGCCGCTGAACACCTGCGCCACTTTCTTCACACTGTCCACGGTGAGGCAGACTCTGGTCCATATGTCCGGGGCAAGAACTCCTGGCCACAATTGAATGCAGGGTTGGAAGGTTTGTGAGTAATAAATCTCCTCACAGGTCAGTGAGTAGTAAAGACTGGTACTGGCTCCCAGAGTCACAGGGTGTGAGCTGGATGGGAAGAGTTTGAGGAGTGGGGGATTTATTGTTGTCGAAAAGTCATTGAGGTaacgcagacacacagaaaaacctGCAGGATGCAAATGAGGGAGTGTTGATTTACAAATTCAAGTTAAAAGCACAATCTGTAATTCTATGCAACAAGTCTTTAAGTTTGAAACATGTTGGAATAATAACATCTGGAATAAGGTAATAGCAACACAACTCAACAAAATATagcatataatatatatatatatatatatatatcatcgTTGGTGGACATTTTAATGGATTAAAGTTTCATATTACACCTTTAAGTAAATACCACATGGACAACTCTGTCTGGTTTTGTACTTTGTCAGTCACCTGTAGTTGAAAGTGGCGTGGTCCAAGGGGTGGTGGTCCAAGGGGTGGTGGTCCaaggggtggtggtggttttAGGGGTGAGGTGGTGGTCttaggggtggtggtggtggtcttaggggtggtggtggtggtcctaggggtggtggtggtggtcctagcggtggtggtggtggtcctaggggtggtggtggtggtcctAGGGGTGGTGGGGTGGTCctaggggtggtggtggtggtcttAGGGGTGGTGGTGGTCCACTGtttggtggtggaggggggatAGAAGGAGATTCCTCCTCCATTAGAAGATAAGGTGAACATCTTCCCATCCAAATTTACTGCAGGACCACCTGGAgacatgaagagaaagaaatatcaaagatctttttctgcacattttatGGTTAGAAGTGTTGTAGAATACACAGTAACATTATTAGAGTTCtcatgtatattatatttttgtcaGTGGCAATAAATGGTAAagcaatataatataatacagtataatataatatattttattataatatcaaAACCTTTGTGCGGGTGTGGGACACTGAAAGTTTGTACTTTTACTACAATGAATCAATCGGTTTGTCAAGTATAGGTTCAATGTTATCtgtgttgggacctggtttttGGGAGACCAAAGCTCTGCCTATATGTGCAgccaaaagcctgaagccgcatgtccctccaggactcagtctcccaggggccatcaacatcacacagaggtgtgaaaccccccccagggacacaggtttcaactcccattggtcactctggaccccatgacctgtgaggtcaccgggcaaatataaggcctgttctccccccccttctgcctctcttctgctctctttctacactccctccacggagagaaggctgtggagcctcttctccagctcacatcttctcttcccatccaactcttcgagaggagcacaaaggtgcagcttccagctcatctcagcaaggaaacctcctcgcaacccaagctctaccaacgtcctagcagcgactcgacgtcctgcttgaaaacttcaaccagcaactgagctacacagctcaacagaaaccagcaagacgacacagaacttcgaactgcacagcaacttccttttcccttccacggacgggtaacacaactgggcttaataattatactaggctaagcaagactgtttattcgatttggtgtgatgtttataagtttgatttgtggtgttgtgatattttgggtacaagttattgagaaagtaatgttagtctgttatgctcttcacagtctttcgttgcatccaatctagtaactttgtctaatttggcacacacacacacacagacacacacacacacacacacacacagacacacgcataactcttcacctcattatctctacaggtcgtaaccattccaataggtgggggacgggtgttatctctttgggcAACTGCCATTTTGgaagcaaacagacacacagacacacacacacatgtagactcacctgcctatctttgtttagcaattagaccgttagtaatttgtgtttttatactttattatattcataataaatgttttcctttcacaaatgcttttttattaatgttgcataagtgaattttgccaacctctacactgtcaagaactccatatccttcaacttagctaactatctatatggtaattttggttatagttattaatttaattgttaatcagagttccaaatttttagttagtacttttatgagacttattcaataaattggctatcttttcccttcctgtGAAGagtggtgccccgaggtaactttaatcaattaaagttattatttaatattaataataaatattaataattaatattttattttgataaccaaatttattgaatgccgaaaggcacaccattttatggtatcacatttaatgcattatggcacaacatctgtgtgtgtgtgtgtgtgtgtgtgtgtgtgtttgtgcatttttactTCCTCCTGGGGACCTTTTCTGGCATAAACCCTGACCATGTCTGGACCAGTAGACCTCCCGGGGACCGAGAGTCATAATGaggtcatttctgaggtcctagTTAAGCTGAGGTccttaaggtgtgtgtgtgtgtgtgtgtgtgtgtgtgtgtgtgtgtgtgtgtgtgtatacctgtTGTCAATGTAGTTGTAGCATGTTTTCGAGAAGTTGTTGTCACGTCCGGAGTTGACATCATAATCATCACCATAGAACAAATCGAATCTTAATCTatatcttcatcttcatcctcctcctcactcagcAGAGTCTCTacagttaagtgtgtgtgtgtgtgtgtgtgtgtgtgtgtgtgtgtgtgtgtgtgtgtgtgtgtgtatacctgtTGTCCATGTAGTAGTTCTAGGTCTTCGAGTAAATGTTGTCAGACCCGGCACTGACATCATAACCATCACAATAGGAACAAAAAGcagcttcatcttcatcttcattctcctcctcactcagcAGGGTCTCTACAGtgaagtgtctgtgtctgtgtctgtgtctgtgtcggtctctgtgtctgtgtctgtgtctgtgtcttagtGTGTGCGTCACTGTCCCTCTGAACAGGCTGCACCCTCCTCTACTCTCCTATTTCCTGCTTTAGGTGTTGACTCTTCAACTTTCGTTtctgtggaaagaaaacaaatcaagccTCTGGTGTGACTTCAGAATGTGGAAACAACAGGTGTTGTATATGTTTACAGCGTTTGAACAACACCTCTTTACAATATCTGCCGAATAACGAAGAGCATAAAGACGTCGGCGTTCGCTTCACGCTCGGTGTCAGGTGCTTGTGACAGATGGACTCACAGTTTGCAAGTGACACAAGTAACATTTGACCAGTTACATTAAAAGCTACTCtttcattcagtgttttctgcTTATTATAAAATTAGGTTGAGTTTAGTTTTAGTCTAGTTGGTTTATTTGGGATTTTTCAGAGAAATCCAAAAACCAAAACGAAACATTGCACTTAATGATAAAAGGAGCAGGAAGAATAAAAACCTTCTGTTACCTGCCCCTTtccaataaataacaaatacagaGGCCATCCCTTCTTTTATTGACTTTCTTTTCACAAAGCACAgaacaaatcaattaataaaCAGCCATCATCATAAATCATCATGAATAAAGTTCTTTAAACATTTGTTCAATTTAATTATCAATAGTTTAAGGTTTTGTAAATCAAATTGCTCCTCTggcatagatagatagagagagagagagagagagagagagagagagagagagagagagagagagagagagagagagagagagagagagagagagagagagagagattgatggatggatggatggatggatggatggatagatagatagatagatagatagatagatagatagactgTAGACAAGTGTTCGTACGTGGAGGAAAACAACTGAACCAGACTGACGAGTGGAACAGCACCACGTGATGTCTCACTCTGCTGTGATTCCtcaaaaccacacacaccacagcacaTTCCCAAAACTGCACAGAGGTTGATTGTCAGTGTAGTTAgactgaataatgaataatgaaagcTTTTATGTTTTAAGATTTGGAAATACATCTTCCAGAaatcaaaagaataaaagaaatgataTATATTATTTGGATTAATGAtatctgtttttctgaaatcCTCTTTTCTAAAAGAGAAGTTCCACACGCAGCCTCCTAGTGTGCTGAACTTCTCTTTTCACACACGTGTGCAGaagccacagaaaacacaaaccaacaactTACGTGTCAAACCATTTCATGTTTAAATTCCTGAGAACCTCTTTCAAGATTCCACTGGCCGGGTGGATTCACCGGTGCTGACCACGGCCAGGAAACAGAAAGTCAACAGCGGTCTCTCGGTGTCAAAGTCCAATGGTTTGTTCATCTGTACATCAACACCActtcctcttcacttcctgGCTCGACAATATTACACAACTTCTCCTTTGCTCCAGCTGAACTTTAGCACTGAGGGGCTTTGTCACTTAATAGTCCTGGAGAAACAGGATTCATGAGCAGTGTGAGCATCACCTCAGTCACATAGAGGAGAGGTTTTAGAGCCAGGGCCTCGGAGCTCTGGAACGACCTGCCTGAGGAAGTGTCGTCTTCAAAGTCCCTTCTTCTTTCGAAAAAGCCTTTCCTGATTTTATCTGAGtttcttgttttaataaaaaaaaaatacaggaagtgatgttCTACCAGaaggacttttttttatctgggctgattctttattttatttctgatcCAGAGCCATCTGCTTCTGCTTTTTCGCTGGTGGTTGGCAACTTatcatcaaatcatcaaaatCTACATGAATGAAAAGGGATTTTTCacccataataataatattgtataataatataatattgacAATATTATCAAGTTATTTAAGGTGAGAGATCAATCGGGACATACTAACAGTATTTATTAATACTCACAATTCATTGTAGGTTTCAGTGGTGGaagaaatactgaaatatttatttttacttaaaggggacatagcatgcccattttaccacaagttgatatggttccttggggtcttaatgaaatgtctgtaacatactttggtcaaaataccacaaggatcatataaaacagcaccctttttaccctgtataaaacagccctccacagagcgacctgttttgactgcctgttcctttaaatgctaatgagccagcctccctcccctctcccccatgattttaaacgatataaattacatattttatatgatataaattatcaaatatgcatcccatactttgtattcccttgttgtcctggagttttaattttcccaatcacataattaaatgtcccctctgcccatccactacaagcacacaagcagacagacagagagagaaagagaggtggggggctatgaagaccatcatttaccccgaaccccgacattcaacgggtacaacaacaagcggagaaagcagaatcgcgggctgaccttatatgtacagtctatggggctgaccagcggagaaatgctcgtcccgcgtgaacagccaggcggctgccgctggagaacggcgctgcgctgcctcgcagcggcacttccgtcCGTGTACctcggcgtaactactgtaacccgcggaactactgtaacccgcgactactgtaacccggcgtaactactgtaaccgcaactactgtaacccgcggaactactgtaacccggcgaactactgtaaccgaACTAAaccgcggaactactgtaacccggcatacagtagagctgaacactgcggaagtcttccacacagctggcagtgtggaagaccgctgcgaggcagcgcagcgccgttttccagcacgcagccgcctggctgttcacacgggacgagcatttctccgcgctggtcagccccatagactgtatatataaggtcagcccgcgattctgctttctccgcttgttgttgtacgctgaatgtcgggttcggggttacagtagcgctgaacactgcggaagtcctccacactgctgctgtgtggcgctgacacaaattccagctcacgcacgggagagcgagcggtcgctcccagcagctgctgcagcctcccagtcccaacgatccagacaaatgccacatgtgagtgaatcgcgggctgaccagcggagaaatgctcgccccgtgtgaacagcccggctgcgtgcttgggaacggcgcggCGCTGTCTCGcagcctccgtgtaaacccgaagtaacgagtgtgggggacgggacgggacgggggcaagaccatgtaggagacttccagtgtattgttacgacacaatacccaggaagcgcaatcgagtcgctcaagcatgacgtttctgacttagaggaactataacaaaacgcgcgagtgttttttccccagagtttttgggttggtagacatgccagatacccacattaacctgtagaagcactaacaaagtggaatttgcatgctatgtcccctttaagttaaTTCAGcaataaaacactaataaaataTCCTTGTGTATGTAAGAACTCAGAACTCATGTATGAGTCGCACAATATTCTTGAAGTATAATAAAAGTACGTGAGTAGGCGACAGAATTGCACCTTTCCTTTCTGTGTCATATTAttgcatcattattattattcatatggTAAAATGCATTTGAGCGATCAGACATATTCGGTGGAGGGATTATAATAAAAGTAgtgataatacattttatttgtattgattaCAAAAACAGAGGGCAGAtaaagtgtaaagtgtaaagaaataaatggagCCTTATTTAATCCTGCtcgttttttatttcaattattatttttcattttcaactttcaccttttcaaacttttgaagataattttgtgtaaaataatatatttgtgtCTGAGTGCAATAtattacatacagtacatgtaaaTATAGGAGCCTTGTTTTTTATTACCAGTGTTTATCTAACAACGTGCTCTCGTGAATAAAGCGAATTAGAATTTGgagcctttattttgaaacacgTGTGAGTCGATGCAGTGATTTCCGGTGTGTGGTGTTGACACGAACTGCGTCTCCACTGCCACCGTGTACcgatctgacacacacacacacacacacacacacacacacacacacacacacacacacacacacacacacacacacacactgctgcagcttataaacctctctctcccccaacacacacacacgcacacacacacacacacacacacacacccctgctgcagctctataaaacctctcctctcacacacacacacacacacacacacacacacacacacacacacacacacaccctgctgctgcagctctataaaacctctctctctctcacactcacacaaacacacagagccattGAGTGGAGGAGGAACTTTCTACCTGAAGCATCATGGGCATCATCATCTCTCAGATCTTCTCCAGGTTCACCTCCAGGACACCGGTCAGGATTCTAATGGGTGAGATCTTTAAAACTTTATCAGACAGATGTTAAGTCCTGGTTTTGATTTCTCATGTTCAATTTCATCATCAAGAGTCAAACTGCTTctgaaagttgtttttattttaattcatccATGTTGTGGCTTCTAATAATCGTCGTGTTTAACGATTGAGTAATGAACTAATACCAAGAATTGATAGATACACAGCTTGGAAAGATGTGGtatgaattatattatattatattatattatattttaacagTATCTACAAGAGTAAAATGTTACACATTAATGCATCAGAAATGATAATCCAATAACATAATATTTGATAGTAAAATGTTGTTTGATCCTCTTACTACGTTTGACTAATAATACTTGAAGTAACAGATGCAGGCCTGTAGTTTGTacttgtgtatatttgtattacagtatttcttcttttacttcAGTTCAAAGTCGTACATTTTAAGACGTCACCTCGGCTCTGAGACGCTGTGACGGACGTCTGACCTCTTCAAAAACTAAGTgattttaattgtgtgtgtgtgtgtgtgtgtgtgtgtgtgtgtgtgtgtgtgtgtgtgtgtgtgtgtgtgtgtgtgtgtgtgtgtgtgtgtagtgggtCTGGATGCAGCAGGTAAAACCACTCTGCTGTACAGACTGAAGTTGGCCGAGGTCGTCACCACCATCCCAACCATTGGTCAGTCTTTTACGATGTGTTTATGCAAAAGGATATATTAAAGGAAATCTATgttaattttgtgtgtgtgtgtgtgtgtgtgtgtgtgtgtgtgtgtgtgtgtgtgtgtgtgtgtgtgtgtgtgtgtgtgtgtgtgtgtgtgtgtgtgtgtgtgtgtgcaggttttaATGTGGAGACAGTGGAGTATAAGAACGTCAGTTTTACAGTTTGGGATGTAGGTGGTCAGTCTATCATCAGACCTCTGTGGAGACACTACTACACTAACACACAGGTTGGTAACACCACTGTTCCACTGTTCCAACAAACACTCACAGTAATGTCCGTGTGTCCGTCTGTGTCGTCCTCAGGGTTTGATATTTGTGGTCGACAGCAACGACCCCGAGAGGATTAAAGAGGCTgcagatgagctgcagaggatggtaacacacacacacacacacacacacacacacacacacatcgattgattgattgattgtttgattgattgtttgattgattgattgatttcctgTTCATTCACCATGTTGCTG encodes the following:
- the LOC118104444 gene encoding ADP-ribosylation factor 4; this encodes MGIIISQIFSRFTSRTPVRILMVGLDAAGKTTLLYRLKLAEVVTTIPTIGFNVETVEYKNVSFTVWDVGGQSIIRPLWRHYYTNTQGLIFVVDSNDPERIKEAADELQRMLEEDELRGVALLVLANKQDLPRAMSVSDITAALSLSGISQPWVVQASCAVSGAGLVQGLDWLSNQVLKQ